From one Lolium rigidum isolate FL_2022 chromosome 4, APGP_CSIRO_Lrig_0.1, whole genome shotgun sequence genomic stretch:
- the LOC124648611 gene encoding solute carrier family 35 member F2-like, producing MEIKGGTWRMLFLLLLGQLVSFSLAICNFITSVISNHGVDAPLTQSFFSYMLLALVYGPILLHRRQTLLIPWYWYLLLVLIDVAGNCLTIKAYQYSYITSITLLSCCTIPWVMILTRFALGARYSFWQFVGAGTSVAGLAVAILSDSDSPDVQDVSKIPLLGDAIAIAGTLCFAFSNVGEVVKSHSIISSIANSNLLCRQMKKELLSVLLFPHGPA from the exons ATGGAAATCAAGGGGGGCACATGGAGGATGctgttccttctcctccttgGACAGCTAGTCTCCTTCTCCCTGGCAATCTGCAACTTCATCACTTCTGTTATTTCTAATCACG GAGTTGATGCACCACTGACGCAGTCGTTCTTCTCGTACATGCTGTTGGCGCTGGTTTATGGACCAATTCTCCTGCATCGACGACAAACGTTACTG ATACCGTGGTACTGGTACCTCCTGTTGGTCCTTATCGATGTCGCAGGAAACTGTCTTA CTATCAAGGCGTACCAATACTCATACATCACCAGCATAACCTTGTTGAGCTGCTGCACCATTCCATGGGTCATGATCCTTACCAGGTTTGCACTAGGCGCAAGATATTCTTTCTGGCAATTTGTAGGAGCAGGAACCTCGGTGGCAGGACTTGCCGTGGCAATTCTGTCAGATTCCGATTCTCCAGATGTGCAAG ATGTTAGTAAAATACCACTTTTGGGGGATGCCATTGCCATTGCCGGGACACTTTGTTTTGCCTTTAGCAATGTCGGAGAGGTTGTTAAATCACATTCCATAATTTCTTCCATCGCCAATAGCAAT TTGCTATGCAGACAGATGAAGAAAGAGCTCCTCTCAGTCCTCCTGTTCCCGCACGGTCCAGCGTGA
- the LOC124707544 gene encoding solute carrier family 35 member F1-like has product MEIKTKNARGLLLVLFLGQLVAFSLAAGNFASSLVANLGVNAPLTQSFFVYLLLTLVYVPILFHRRQKPRIPWYWYLAIAFIDVQGNYLFVEAYQYSSITSITLLDCWTVVWVIILTWYVLGTRYSFWQFLGAGTCVAGLCLVLISDARSPDVQDPGKIPLLGDALVIAGTVCYAFANIGQEYCVKKNDRVELVAMLGLCGVLVTGVQILIFERKNLEAVVWSPTMISLFAGYAAATFMFYNITPFVLKLSGSTLFNLSLLTSDMWAVAIRVFLYHQQVNWLYYLAFAVVVIGLIIYSLNESSSGDGTAESTEAVAQYQQLPSEDNSKGSCSNLDSQERKQQEEAHIC; this is encoded by the exons ATGGAGATCAAGACCAAGAACGCAAGGGGCCTGCTGctcgtcctcttcctcggccaGCTTGTGGCCTTCTCCCTCGCCGCCGGCAACTTCGCCTCCTCCCTCGTTGCTAATCTTG GAGTTAATGCACCACTCACACAATCATTCTTCGTATACCTCCTCTTGACCTTAGTTTATGTACCAATCCTCTTCCATCGACGACAGAAGCCGCGG ATACCTTGGTATTGGTACTTAGCAATAGCTTTCATTGATGTCCAGGGGAACTATCTGT TTGTAGAGGCGTACCAGTATTCATCCATCACCAGCATAACGTTGCTGGATTGTTGGACTGTTGTATGGGTCATAATACTCACCTGGTACGTACTAGGCACGAGATACTCTTTCTGGCAATTCCTGGGGGCAGGGACCTGCGTGGCAGGGCTATGTCTTGTGCTCATTTCAGATGCAAGATCTCCAGATGTGCAAG ATCCAGGTAAAATACCACTTCTAGGGGACGCACTTGTGATTGCCGGGACAGTTTGTTATGCTTTTGCCAATATTGGACAG GAATACTGTGTCAAGAAGAACGACCGAGTGGAACTTGTCGCGATGCTTGGACTATGTGGGGTGCTTGTCACTGGAGTTCAGAT ACTTATATTTGAAAGGAAGAACCTAGAAGCAGTTGTCTGGTCTCCAACAATG ATAAGTTTGTTCGCCGGATATGCAGCTGCAACATTTATGTTCTACAACATTACTCCTTTTGTCCTTAAG CTGAGTGGATCAACGTTGTTTAACCTTTCACTCTTAACATCAGACATGTGGGCAGTCGCCATTCGAGTATTTTTGTATCACCAACAG GTAAACTGGCTGTACTATCTAGCATTCGCAGTTGTGGTCATTGGACTGATCATCTACTCACTGAA TGAGAGTTCTTCAGGCGATGGAACAGCTGAAAGTACAGAAGCTGTAGCTCAATATCAACAACTTCCAAGTGAGGATAACTCAAAAGGAAGTTGTTCTAATTTGGACAGTCAAGAAAGGAAGCAACAGGAGGAAGCTCACATCTGTTAG